Genomic window (Xenopus laevis strain J_2021 chromosome 3S, Xenopus_laevis_v10.1, whole genome shotgun sequence):
aagtttaatttttcatcttcttaTGTCTTCCTTAAGCAGCTGTGGTAAGGGTGGTCGccgaaactgttctaaattgatacatatagTTGATACTTTTTAATCTGctaaacagaatccctgagtttcattaaagacagctgttataatttatacaacagttgctaatccactgattctgctgagaaatatatcaactaaatgtagcaaattgtaacagttcagaatctaatAATGCAGTAAACCAACTAAAGTAGAGTTTTACAGTCAGTGCCTGGGGGTTACATGTAAACAAGATGTATTTAAATAGATAAAGTTACaaggatgattttttttgtaaatatttttgtgaacttgatatttcacatttttaagtttagATGTAATTAAaagatttaatacattttatgagTATTTGAAAactgatgtattataaggatTGAGCAatgattattttgtgtattttctccTTTCACACAATATACAGACCAGTTGTAGTGGTTTGAGATGTTCATTGGATGCCTGGAAGGCATTACtgtttttattaatgttattCTCAGGTAAGTTGAAGACATTTGTCGAAATCTGAACACCCCGTGTCAGTAAAAACATTGTTttcccaaatcattttttttttaatatatggctTTAATGATGCAAACCACACATCACTGATGCTAAAAGTCTCTTTGTTCTTTCCTCAGGCAGAGGATTGCCAACGCCAGTGCCTGTGTGACATTTACGACTGAACTGGTACTGCTCGTGCCTTTCCACCCCAATCTTGCCAGCCAGTCTTGTCAATATAATTCAAGTTAAACTGGAGAGGAACGGCATGCACAATTCCATTTCAGTCCTGAATTTCCTTATTGGGTTCCTGCAAAATACGTGATGCTCCGCTTATTTGTATCTTCAAAAcggaatatttttttacaaaaaagaatattttaaaaaaaattctgacaggGGCTGTTCAAATTTGGACAACTTGAAGGTACACATTCTCTTTAAAGTAGAAGAAAAGGTAAAATCAGCCGGGGTATATGTCAGGCAACCCCAGTGTTTACAATCGCTACATTGGCCCCCAGGCCGGGGGTACTTTTTTTTGGACCCCCAAAGCTatttaacataataacatagcTCTGACAGTAATGTACCCTGTACCTGTGTATTCTTCAGCAAAAAGTTTCAAGGCTAGTAATCATAATCACTATGGGCTGTCTCACAAATAGtcccccctaccccccccccttgtgctTCTAACATTTTAGAGGCAGAAATAAACTGAAGGGCATTTTGTGCTCTTTAAACATTAAGTGTTTAATAACACTCTGGCAGCTAATAAATGAGTAAAGCACCCAACTGATTATTCTGTGTGTGCTGCTCAAATTTGCAATACATTCTGATGCATTAATTTCCTTAGAATAACATGAATAAAATCTATTATGAATGAATTCTAAGtttatcattaataaattaaGGACAATGTTagcaaatgtgcaaataaaatgtataatatacttTTGTGCTAATAATTTTTTTCGTTAGACTTCTTGGAGTTATGAAAATGCAAAACTCAGCAGGCAGCAATAATTGTGCTCATATCAAAAAGGGTTGCAGTGTTATCTACTTTAAACTACTGTACACATGCAGTGGGGCTAAATTGGCAAATCGTTCCGTTttcatataacaaaaaaaatgcaatacacaGTGTGCCTCTTACTGATAACCATAAAACATCTAATCTAAAAAATATGGTAATTTCTATTTGCTGTTCTTTTAACACTTAAGAATAGTACAGCTCTTTGAATCAGATGAGCTCTTTTCTTCCATGAGTTTCAATGAGCCATTTTTAGTTAAAGAACAGTCCACAGCTCTTTTATAAACTGGCAAAGAAGTTCTGTTTTGGTGAACAGGGGCAAATAATCCACTCACCCTGTGATAAAATATCATTGTGTCTTGCTTTCTGTGTTTATCACATTCAGAACATGCAACACTTTCAACTCAAACTTTCAGTTCTTCACTACTGTCTCACTTAAGAGGTGTAGTGTTGTGCTAAATCCCTACTAGGGCTGCCACTTTTCTGCCAGAGCCTAACTGGCCAATGATTTAGGAGAGGAGGAGGGACTGAGATGGGCAAGCAAATTACATGGGGTGGAGTTAGCACTCAATCTGGGCAAGACTTTGACAAACTGGGTAGAACTATGACGTGGATGACCAGCTAAAACCAAATATTCTTGAGGAGACAAGATTGAAAGGGTGTAGGCGAGATGGAGGTGGTGGGAAGTAGGGATTACAAATGTATTGCCAAATTCTTTGCCGGTAAATTTATAAACCCagcctggctggtattttaccatcTAGGCTAGTGAAATAGCGACCAGGTGGCAAGTCTATTCCCTATTTATGCATGCCCTACAATAGTCAAGACCCTGGTCTCAATCCATTAGAGATATGGAGTGCATTTGTCATCCTTTTAACTTAAAAACCAGAAGTACTTTAAATCTCAAATAATACTGCCGGAAATCTCGTCAGAACAGTGTCCAGCATATTAATGTTATGTTACATAAAACAAATTCTAAACCATGACTAGAAATAAAGAACCCAGCTTTATGCAAATATCCATATACACATGGATCACAATTCAGCACCTGGAAACAAATATAGAAGTAAACTTAGATCTACAAAAGGGGAAGAATTATACTGTGGTAATTTCAGAAATGATCTGGGCATCAAAATAGCCAAAGTGCTTTGCAGAACTCATGTAATTTAcaacatacagggggttatttatcaaaatcagaattgatctgatttatctaaaaaaagaagttcgaccaaactagaatccaagatttgaccttatttttgtttaaaaaaagcacaatttcattggattggggaaaaactcgatGAAATTGAGCGAAACCCCAAATCATACAATATGTTTGGATCATTTTCCTGAATCAAATaggtttcagattttttcaggATGAatggggcctctcccattgattatatacaacctcggcaggtatgAGATGCCCGATTTTCGGAATCTGAATATTTCCATccttcgaggtataataaatctcgaaaagtttgattttgttttcactaaaaattcgaattttatagtaaaaaaaaaacccttacatttttcgagtttttgtcattcgtacttcaataaataacccccacaatgtgTTGAGTGCATCTAAACATAGAAAGTGCTTGGGGCAatcaaagttccaaattacaagaagtcTATCTTCtataaaacagtacatgtataggacctattattcaggatgcttgaaacctggggttttccagataagggatcttctaataataataataagatggttttgcttccaataagaattaattatatattattttggatcaagtacaaagtactgttttattacagacaaaaaggaaatattttttttgaaaaattggattatttgattataatggaatctatgtgagactgcctttttgtaattcagagctttctggataatgggtttctggataacggatcccatacctgtactatgtccttgatcctaactaaaatataattaatccttataggggcaaaaaagaaaaaacacgctttggggtttaattaatgtttaaatgatttattagcagacttttaaattatcttttaggcatggagatccaaagtactgaaaaccccttattcagaaaaccccaggccccaagcattctggataatgggtcccatacctgtactgagaagtAATTTGTTTTTGGATCAAATGATTATCCTACAGTTGTTTTCAGGCACTAAATGGTGACTGTGTGAATATATGGCCTGAATATGTTTGCAAGCTACCATATATATCCCATCTAGAAAAATAATTGTCTGTAAAATACAAACCTGATATTTAACTAAACATGTGCTTCAAccttaattttttgttttctttttaagcaggaaaaaaaacgttCCTTTTGGGGCCCAAGTGAAAGCAGACCTTATAAACTTGCAGTAAATGGCTTTCCCTGGAGAAATGTACAAACTGTTAACAGCTTTTGCATCACTGTTCTTTATGTTACCAGTAGCTGAAGCAATGGACGAAGGAAATACAATTGCCTTGCTACTTGGAGTAGTGATTACTGCAATAGGATTCTGTGCATGTTTAGGATACTATGCAAGAAAGAGAGATGGACTTCACTAATAATTTTCAATAACATGACAAATTGAAACCGATGACTTCAGCTTTTGGCTCAGAATTAATAAACATATAATTTTTACAATGCATAATATTTTGTATGTAGAAGAATAgtacaacatgtttttttcatatgcTAAAACTAGCcaaagtaaaacaacaacaacaaaaagaaagatataatatgggagttttttttattgcctgcttttttcttttgcatattaGATTTCTTAGTTCTTTTCCTAACATCGCAGTTCTTGCTGCTGTGTATATGGTAAGCTATTCCTGAGAATGCTctggtactgtatataaaattacTACCATATGATACCATAACATTTTTTAGTGAGGATGGGAGTGCTGCAGGTTTGTTATTTTATAATGGCCATGAGCAAGAGATGTCATTTTGTTATAGATATTTGCCTTTAttgttgtaaagaatataaacagaatttttgcatatgaaatatattactttatttgTTGTTGTAGTAAATTGCTTTTTaatctatttaataaaaagcAGCTACATTCATAAAGTGTCCCGTAACAAAAATACTGAACATAAATAGAaatcaatattaatttttttggaatttttttaaaaatcattttatttattgcgAAGATAAATGAGCTATTGtggtatatatttaatatagtctCCCAATACCATCTTGATTGCAGTTAATTGCGTTACTGTCACGGGACTATAAGACCAGCTCATCAAATAAGTATAGAGAATGAAACACGCACCTTAGAGCATGTCAGGGGCTATTCACCGTATCTGAACTACCCCCCTGCCTTGTTATTCCAACATTATTATCATAAAAGAAATACACTTATATCACTAGCTTGAGAACGAACTATACCAAATAAGAAGTAAAGATTATTGTACATTACAGTTATGTTCATGAATATTtaagtgttgttcacctttgagttaatgtttagtatgctGTAAGTTCTGAAAccatttggatttcatattttatttgagtttgttgagtttatttagctttttattcagcagctctccagtttgcaatttctgtaatcttgttgctagggtatgaattaccatagcaaccatgcattgatttgaataagacactggaatatgaataggagagggcttgaatagaaaaaaaaataatagaaaatagcaataataataatgtagccttacagagcatgtgttttaagatgggttcagtgacctccatttgaaagctggaaagaatcagaagaaaaattaaaataattaacaaaaaaaaaagaccagttaaaaagttgcttagaactggccacatTATAATattctagaagttaatttaaaggtgaaccacccctttaaggtaagattgcatatttactgcatatttatattttatagtttggaGAAGCTATTGATATAATTTTGAGTTAGAGTTGGGCTATACAACTGGAAGTTCATGAGCCATTTGGGTTCCAGAGAATTTCATGgacccattccccccccccccagttcaatactttttatttctgtttcctctgtgataataaaaagtacattCTACTTGATCCTAATTGGGTTGTTGggttcattaagggggttatttactaaaatccgtacttttctcattttattaaaacaaatttgacaaaaaaattccCATCAACAATTTTACCttgtttatcaataaaataacttcagaaaaatttggtgcaggaaaagactcaataaaactgtgaaaaaatttgagACATACAAATTAtaggatttgatgcccgaaaaccacaaatcgcagatcaggatatcttccggTTGTAAATGAGACacatgccattgacttctacatgaccttggcagatttgagatggagCATATATGGATTCAAACTTTTCGCAGTCTCAAAGTataataaaccatgaaaaaaaaaaaaacatttccccaaccagaaaaattaagattttagtaaatacaccctaaatgtttaaatgatttttagcaacttGAGGTTTGGTgatccaaaaatataaaaagatttcttattcagagaacaccaggtcccaagcattccgtatCCTATACTGTACCTGTAGAAGAGAAATTAGATATGGGGCGTGTAAGTCAGTTAAAAGTAGGCACAAATTTCCTTACATATGTTAATTTTATGTTGGGTTTACTACAGATGCAGGAGAAAGTTTAGTACACTTGAGAGGGGCACTTCATATATAGAAGATATAGTTATTtacaacatttaaagggatactaatatgggggaaaaaaaatcaaaattaatcagttaatagttctgcagagcacaagtcatgtgatatcaccccctccatttccccccccagcagccaaacaaaagaacaatggtaaggtgaccagataacatctccctaacacaagataacagctgcctggtagatctaagaacaacactcaacagaaaaaaacccatgtcccactgagactccttcagttacattgagaaggaaaaacagcagcctgccagaaagcttttctctcctaaagtgcaggcacaagtcacatgacatggggcagctgggaaattgacaaaatgtctagccccatgtcagatttcaaaattgaatataacaaaatctgtttgctcttttgagaaatggatttcagtgcagaattcttctggagtagcactgttaactgatgcgttttgaaaaaaacatgttttccgatgacaggatccctttaaggattaaaaTCTGTAAAGTCAATTAAAACAAGCAGTGCCAGCTCATTTGGCATAAATGTCCAGGTTCTTCTGAGATTTTATTCTTTCGTTTTAACTagttattattaaatattgaaattctCTGAACCAGTTTCAAGCAatataaaaattaatgaaaatatttttgataCATATTATTTTGATACATATTATGCCAGATTTTGAAACATATTATCAGGCAAGTATCCTGGCTAAAATTCTAGAATACAACAAAACTAATTCTAGCATTCAATGGAGATACATGGAGGACATGTGGATAAGGGGGTTATTAAAAGGTTTAATTTGGAATAAGAAAGATAAAATCCCTAAAGAAACAAATTCTCATACGTTGATACACAATTGTTTAGTCATatggaaaaaattaaatacacaatATGAATTAGCCTCATATCCTTCACCCTAAGTCCAAAATGTTGAATACTTACCAGGTAAAATTGATTCAGTATATGATATCTTTCGGCCTTAATAATCACATGATACAGAATTTTCTTTCCCTAGAGGGAGACCCAGTCCCTAAGGTGATGAAAAATAAGGACCAATGAATCCAGGGTGACAACTGGAGAATCCAACAGGTGAATCACTATCTAAAAGTTTTGAAATTAGATAAATCCAAATGTAGGAAGCTAACAAGTACTATAGAAATGGATATTAGATATTGACAATAGTCTATAAAGTACTAAGAGAAATCAAGTACAACCAACTCCCATCGTTAACAAAAGCTTGCGAATTAGAATTAAATAGAACATTTACAAATGAGGACTGGGTTAAAATTTTTCATACTAATACAAAATGCTCCATAAGTAACCGTTTCCATGAATACTCTTATAAATTATTGACAAGATGGTATAGAACCCCAGCAATGTTATATAAATTTAATTTACTACCATCAGatata
Coding sequences:
- the gpr85.S gene encoding small integral membrane protein 30, with translation MAFPGEMYKLLTAFASLFFMLPVAEAMDEGNTIALLLGVVITAIGFCACLGYYARKRDGLH